The region GGACCAGGATATCGTGCCGATCGAGGAGCCGCTCGCCCGGGTCCACGTCCTGGGCATGCTCTCGCTGTCGCAGCACGGCGCTCCAGCCGCCCTCCGCTTCGAGGAGCTGGAACGGCGTTCGCCCCGGGACGAGATTCGAGCGCAAGAGCCCGAGATTCGCCGCGAGCCGCTCTCGCATCGCGATCTGAAATCGATGCCGTCCGTCCAGGAACGAAGGAAGCGCGGCCTCGCTGGGGCCGCTCGTGGAGAGGAAGAGGTCCGCGATCCACTCGAGTCCTTCGGTCGCGCGCCCCATCTCGCGGTCGGGTCCTGCGACGGCGATCCATCCGAGCTTCATCTGGGGCAGACCGCAGAGCTTCGACACACCTCCGAGCACGAAGGTCGGCCCTCGGCGAGGCTCCGCAAGGAGCGTCGGGAGCGGCCGGGTCGCCGGTGGCCACGGGAAGTCGCCGAAGACCTCGTCCGAGACGAGGGCGATGCCGAGGCGCTCCACGACGGCCTCGATGGCTCCCAGCTCCTCCGGTTGGACGCAGGAGCCGGTGGGGTTGTTGGGCTGCACGAGGAAGATGGCGCGAGTGCGCGGCCCGGCCGCGGCTTCCATGGAGTCGGGGTCGCCGGTCCACCCGCCGGACGGCGTCGAGGCGGCCTGGAGCGCGTATTCGCGGATTTCCACCCCCTCCAGTCTGGCCAGCGGCTCGAAGAGGGGATAGCTCGGCGTGGGGACCAGCACGTCGTCGCCGGGATCGCAGAGGAGCCGGAGCAGGTGCGCGTAGGACTCGCTCGTGCTCGAGGTGAGGACCAGCCGGTCGGGAGACACCGTGTCGCGTCCTTCCCGTTCCGCGTAATACCGGGCCACCGCTTCCCGCGCGGCGAGCGAGCCTCGCGGCTCCGGTTCGTACGCGTCCGGGAGTGCCAGCGTGGGCGGCGGTCCATAGTCCAGTCCCACGCGCGTGGGGTTCGAGATCGTGAGATCGAGGATGCGGACGCCCCGCGCGCGCTTCTCGGCCAGGAGCCGCGCGAGCGGATTCGGCTCGAAGTCGTCCGGGACGCGGGCGGAGAGGCGCGAGCGTCGCGGCCCTCCCGCGTTCACGCTCAGTCCCAGTTCGCCGTGACCGCCTTCCACAGCATGTTCACCGCCGCGAGCACGAGCGCGGCGATGAAGGCCGGGAGGAAGCCGTTGATGCTGAACTGGGGGACGAGGAACGCCACGAGGAGGAGCACGAGGGCGTTCACCACGAAATAGAAGATCCCGAAGGTGAGGAGAATGAGCGGGAACGTGATGATCTTGAGAATGAGGCCGATGGTCGCGTTGGCCAGCCCGAGGACCAGGGCCGCCAGGACGGCGACTCCCCAGTTCGGGACGTAGAAGCCCGGCAGCGTCCGGGCCATGAGGAGGAACGTGGCCACGATCACGAGGAAATGAACGAGCGCTTTCAGCATGGGTACCCCCCGGTCCGGAGCTCGGCACGGCCCTGACCCGGGGTACGGTAGCACGCCACTTTCCCGGCTTGCACCGCCCGGAGTCATGGATTAGCTTCGCCTCTGCTCCTGCGAGCCGGCGCGTTCGCCCCGCGCCGAGGTTCCGCCACACTCCATCCGCACGCTCGGTCCGCAAAAAAGGGGAAGCTCTCTCCCGCTCACGGGGAGCTCTCTCTATGGACCTCGAACACTGGTACCGCTGCAACCTGTGCGGGTACATGTACACCCCCCAGCAGGTGCAGGCGCTCGTCCAGCTTCTCACCTCGCGATCCGAGGGCGGCGAGCTCGTGCTCGACGACGACGCCACCGCCGGGATCCCGTGCCGAAAGAAGGGGTGCTCGGGGCGTCTTCGCCCCACGGACCAGCTCCACCGGGATCCACCGCGGTAGCCCGCGGGGTTCCGTGCCGCCCGCGCGGCGCGGAATCC is a window of Candidatus Eisenbacteria bacterium DNA encoding:
- a CDS encoding pyridoxal phosphate-dependent aminotransferase; the encoded protein is MNAGGPRRSRLSARVPDDFEPNPLARLLAEKRARGVRILDLTISNPTRVGLDYGPPPTLALPDAYEPEPRGSLAAREAVARYYAEREGRDTVSPDRLVLTSSTSESYAHLLRLLCDPGDDVLVPTPSYPLFEPLARLEGVEIREYALQAASTPSGGWTGDPDSMEAAAGPRTRAIFLVQPNNPTGSCVQPEELGAIEAVVERLGIALVSDEVFGDFPWPPATRPLPTLLAEPRRGPTFVLGGVSKLCGLPQMKLGWIAVAGPDREMGRATEGLEWIADLFLSTSGPSEAALPSFLDGRHRFQIAMRERLAANLGLLRSNLVPGRTPFQLLEAEGGWSAVLRQREHAQDVDPGERLLDRHDILVHPGHFYGLSDDHIVISLIVEPSVLEEALGRLM
- a CDS encoding phage holin family protein produces the protein MLKALVHFLVIVATFLLMARTLPGFYVPNWGVAVLAALVLGLANATIGLILKIITFPLILLTFGIFYFVVNALVLLLVAFLVPQFSINGFLPAFIAALVLAAVNMLWKAVTANWD